The Winogradskyella schleiferi genome contains the following window.
CATATAACTCGTCTCTTCGGTCATAATCGTAAAATCGGTTAATGCCGGCGAATACACTGCACCACCTGCACAAGGCCCTAATATGGAAGAAATCTGAGGAATAACACCAGATGCCATAATATTACGTTGAAAAATCTCAGCATAACCTGCTAAAGATCGTACACCTTCTTGAATACGTGCGCCACCAGAATCATTTAATCCTATAACAGGAACACCAATCTTCATGGCCATATCCATGACCTTACATATTTTTAAGGCATAAGTTTCAGAAAGTGAACCTCCGAATACTGTAAAATCTTGTGCAAAAATGTAAACCACTCTTCCGTCAATTGTTCCATGTCCAGTGACTACACCATCCGATAGGAATATTTGTTTATCTAATCCAAAAGATTTAGTTCTGTGAGTTACAAACATGTCAAATTCCTCGAAACTATCGTCGTCTAAAAGAATATCGATACGCTCACGAGCCGTTAGTTTACCTTTAGCATGTTGAGAATCTATACGTTTTTCTCCGCCTCCCAACTTTGCTTTTGCTCTTTTTTCTATGAGCTCGTTAATTTTATCTTGATTTGCCATAATTTTCTTTACTTATCTAAATGTTATATCAAATTATTTTGGTTTTGAACATAGTTCTGTGAGTACGCCTAAGGTTGATTTTGGGTGTAAAAATCCAATTTCTAAGCCTTCTGCTCCTTTTCTAGATGTTTTATCAATTAAAGTGACACCGCGTTGTTCCACCGTTTTCAGTGCTTCTGTTGTATTATCAACAGCAAATGCTATATGATGTATGCCTTGTCCTTTTTTAGCAATAAATTTTCCTATTGGGCCATCTGGCGAGGTGCTTTCTAACAACTCAATCTTTGTGTTACCTACCAAAAAAAAGGCTGTCTTCACTTTCTGATCGACAACCTCTTCTATA
Protein-coding sequences here:
- the mce gene encoding methylmalonyl-CoA epimerase, translated to MNISHIEHLGIAVENLDEAIKYYEQVLGMKCYSIEEVVDQKVKTAFFLVGNTKIELLESTSPDGPIGKFIAKKGQGIHHIAFAVDNTTEALKTVEQRGVTLIDKTSRKGAEGLEIGFLHPKSTLGVLTELCSKPK